The Oscillatoria acuminata PCC 6304 genomic interval CAAAACTGTATTGAAAGTTACCGTTAACTCAATTTATGGAAAAAATTGACAACATCACCCGGGATGGGGGATGCTTCCCTGGGAACGGGTCATTTCAAAGAGTTGGGCGGCGTTGGGGCCTAGGAACCCTTGAAAGAGTTGAGGATGTCCCGGGGTGGGTTCGATCGCAAATCGTTGGGCGATTTCATAATAGGCATAAGTCCAGGGAATTTGCAAAAAAGGACCCTCGGGCCGACTGCGGATGGTGACGGATTCCTGTACTGCCTGGGTGGCGGTTTGACGTAATCCGACTTCGGCAGTCCCTTCAATTTCAGCTTTCATGGGAACCCCTCTCTCTCGGAGTGCTTGGGCGGTGGTTTCGATATCTGGGTAGGCGGGGGTATTTTGGCGGTTGACATAGCCGGTAAAATGGTTGACGGCATAGCCATGCAGCAACACCCAAGCCCCATACTGACTCGCGGCATTGACTGTTTCCAGGTGCGATCGCACGGGAGGCATCCAGGGACGAACAAATAGCGATTTGAGTCGCTGGGCTAGGATGTGAGGGTCGGTGGATTGACTGTCGATCGCCCTTAAGTCTTGAACCGCAGACTGGCACCCTAATAACCCCTCTAAATCTAACCCGGACTGCACCGTTGTTTCCAGATGCGATCGCACCTCCGGCGGCAACTGATCCACCATTAACTCACTGATAAACAGTTTCGGCAAATCCAACTCATCCTGTTGGGGATGGCGAT includes:
- a CDS encoding DUF1338 domain-containing protein, whose translation is MKQALVAQALWHQLWLDYSHRVPYARIYEAAISEAGGTVANDHIAFRSLALSIETAIGTVNLGISHLEQVLDGLGYVPMGELSFPTQHLYARHYRHPQQDELDLPKLFISELMVDQLPPEVRSHLETTVQSGLDLEGLLGCQSAVQDLRAIDSQSTDPHILAQRLKSLFVRPWMPPVRSHLETVNAASQYGAWVLLHGYAVNHFTGYVNRQNTPAYPDIETTAQALRERGVPMKAEIEGTAEVGLRQTATQAVQESVTIRSRPEGPFLQIPWTYAYYEIAQRFAIEPTPGHPQLFQGFLGPNAAQLFEMTRSQGSIPHPG